In Harmonia axyridis chromosome X, icHarAxyr1.1, whole genome shotgun sequence, a single window of DNA contains:
- the LOC123686302 gene encoding ero1-like protein — MRKLILFLVFLKISDCYFGSQEDDDCFCQLQGKIDDCTCNVDTVDHFNNVKIYPRLRSLLQKDFFRFFKINLFKKCPFWQDDSQCGIRYCHVEPCKENEVPVGLKEKDDKRLKLENKYVKDADCKHGIDNKLGEINTTISDQAREDFALWSAYDDAQENFCLLDDFDEDSNYVDLLLNPERFTGYKGDSAHRIWQTIYSENCFRPNGKFNSYIQSHTLNNMCLEERVFYRAISGLHASINIHVCAKYLLRESSFKYPQGEWGQNLEEFHRKFSPEMTNGEGPSWLRNLYFLYLLELRALQKASFYMEKEEFYTGNDSEDWDTRLAIKDLLNIVRNFPHHFDESTMFKGHVQAKKLKQEFKQHFRNISSIMDCVGCEKCKLWGKLQVQGLGTALKILFSGKFDKIGMDDNTSKKNFQLLRTEIVALLNSIGRLSTSIYELDEFRFILR; from the exons ATGCGAAAATTAATCCTCTTCttagtttttctgaaaatatcagATTGTTATTTTGGATCACAGGAAGATGATGATTGTTTTTGTCAG TTGCAGGGAAAAATAGATGATTGCACTTGTAATGTGGACACTGTAGATCATTTCAATAATGTTAAAATCTACCCAAGACTTCGAAGCCTTCTGCAAAAGgattttttcagattcttcaaaataaacttATTCAAAAAATGCCCTTTCTGGCAAGACGACAGTCAGTGTGGAATAAGATATTGTCATGTTGAACCTTGTAAAGAAAATGAAGTACCAGTAGGTTTGAAGGAAAAAGATGATAAAAGATTAAAGCTTGAAAATAAG TATGTTAAAGATGCTGATTGTAAACATGGCATTGATAATAAGTTAGGAGAAATCAACACCACAATTAGTGATCAAGCTCGTGAAGATTTTGCATTATGGAGTGCTTATGATGATGCTCAGGAAAATTTTTGCCTTTTGGATGATTTTGATGAAGATTCAAACTATGTAGATTTGCTTTTGAATCCAGAAAGGTTTACTGGTTATAAAGGAGATTCTGCACATCGAATATGGCAAACTATTTATTCAGAAAATTGCTTCAG ACCAAATGGAAAATTCAACTCATATATCCAGAGTCATACCTTGAACAATATGTGCTTAGAAGAAAGAGTGTTTTATAGAGCCATTTCAGGTCTTCATGCTAGTATAAACATACATGTTTGTGCCAAATACCTTTTAAGAGAGTCTA GTTTTAAGTATCCTCAGGGTGAGTGGGGTCAAAATCTGGAAGAATTCCACAGAAAGTTTTCACCAGAGATGACAAATGGTGAAGGGCCCAGCTGGCTTCGTAActtatattttctatatctcTTAGAACTCAGAGCTTTGCAGAAGGCATCATTTTATATGGAAAAAGAGGAATTCTACACAGGAAATGATTCTGAAGATTGGGATACCAGATTAGCTATAAAAGACTTACTTAATATTGTCCGTAATTTCCCCCACCATTTTGATGAATCTACAATGTTCAAAGGGCATGTACAGGCTAAAAAGTTGAAACAAGAATTTAAACAACATTTTAGGAATATATCATCCATAATGGATTGTGTTGGTTGTGAAAAATGCAAACTCTGGGGGAAATTACAG GTTCAAGGTTTGGGAACTGCACTCAAAATTCTTTTCTCTGGAAAGTTTGATAAAATTGGAATGGATGACAAtacttcaaagaaaaattttcagcttCTCAGAACAGAAATTGTTGCTCTCTTGAACAGTATTGGAAG GTTATCTACAAGTATTTATGAATTAGATGAATTTCGTTTCATCTTACGATGA